GGGTTCGGCACCTCGTGTATCGGTGCACACGCCTGCTTCTCCGCCTGCTTCACTGCCTGCTTCTCCGGACGCCGGTTGAGGAATGGCCGGAGCCCGCAGATGAAGCTGACGGCGATCACACTCGACTTCGTCGATCTTCGACTGACGGGGGATGTCGACATGGGCACGCGGAGTTCACCGCGCGAGTGCGCCCTTTCGGGCGCCTGAGCACCCCCCGAGGCGTACGCTGAGGTGCCTGTAGGTCACGGTGCGCACCTGCTCCCCGCGCCGGCTGCACGACCGTGACAGGGGGGTGTCCGATGGAACAGCGCATCGTACGGAGTCGGCGGACTCTCTTCGAACGCGAGAATGAACTCGCCGCCGTCGACGAGGCGTTGGGCGAGCTCACCGGGCTGCGCGGGGACGGAGCCGAGTCGCCGGAGCGTCCCCGCGGCGCGCTTCTCGCCTTCGCGGGGCGCGCCGGAATCGGCAAGACGACGCTCCTCGCGGAGGTACGGCGGCGTGCCGCGCTCAAGGGCTGCACCGTGCTGTCCGCCCGCGGCGGCGACCAGGAACAGGGCGTCGCCTTCCACGTAGCCCGCCAGTTGTTGCAGCCGCAGCTGGCCGGCACTCCGGAGTCCGAACTCCGTGCCCAGCTGGGCAGTTGGTACGCCATCGTCGGCCCCGCCCTCGGGCTGTGCGCGGCGGCCGAGGGCGCGCCGCCCGACCAGCAGGGCCTGCGCGACGGCCTCGACTGGGTGCTCACTCATCTCGCGGTGCAGCGCGCCCCGATGGTCCTCGTCCTCGACGACGCGCACTGGGCCGACCCCGAGTCGCTGAGCTGGCTGGCCGCGTTCGCGCCGCGCGCCGAGGAACTTCCCCTGCTGCTCGTCGTCGGCTACCGGCCCGATGAACTCCCCGACCATGCCGAGGCGTTCAGGGGTCTGCCGGGACGGGCCGGTCAGCGGCCCCTCGACCTGGAACCGCTCAGCGCGGCCGCCGTGGCCCGCTTGGTCCGCGAGTCGCTCGGCACCCAGGCCGACGACGCGTTCTGCCGTGAATGCTGGGCCGTCACCGCGGGCAACCCGTTCGAGGCGGTGGAACTCACCGCGAAGGTGCGCGACCGGGGTCTCGTCCCGACCGAGGCCGGCGCCCACCTCCTGCGCGACCTCGCGGCCGCCGTCAAGGGCAGCGGCCTGATCGCCCGACTGGAACGCCTGGGCACCTCGACCGTCCGCTTCGCCTGGGCCTGCGCGGTCCTCGGCACGGAGATCCCGCCGCCGCTCGCCGCCGCCGTCGCGGGCCTCGGCTCCGAGGAGGCCGCCGACGCGGCGGACGCCCTGCGCGGCGCCCGTATCCTCACCGGCGCCGACACCCTCGAGTTCGTCCACCCGCTGATCGCCACCGCCGTCTACCGGGCCATCCCCGGCGGTGTCCGCGTGGCCCTGCACGGCCAGGCCGCATGGTGCCTCATCGACGCGGGGCTGGGCCCCTCCGCCGCCGCCCGCCACCTCCTGGAGACCCACCCCGACGGCGACAGCTGGGTCGTGCAGCAACTGCGCGCCGCCGCCGGCGAGACCGTCCGCGCCGGAGCCCCCGACGCGGCCCGCCGCTACCTCGCCCGCGCCCTGCGTGAACCGCCGCCCTTCGAGCAGCGCGCCGGTGTCCTGTACGAACTGGGCTGCGCCTCCCTGCTCACCGAACCGGCGACCACCGTCAACCACCTGCGGGCCGCACTCGAAGAACCCGTCCCCGACCCCGAGCTGCGCCATCACATCGTCTACCGGCTCTCCCAGGTGCTCGCCCACAGCGACCGCCTCGGCGAGGCCTCCGACACCCTGGCCCGCGAGATCCCCGTCACCGGCGACGCCCGGGTGCGCCTGCGCATGCAGTCCGAGCAGTTCATGTGGGACGCCTTCCGCGCCGACGAACCGAACTCGCCCGCCCGCTCCCGCCGCCTGACCCGGCTCGCCGACCGGCTCACCGGCCGCGACCTCACCGAGCGCTACATCATCGGCCTGCGCGCCTGGGACGCCACCCTGCGCGGCGAGCCCGCCCACGTCGCGCTCGGCCACGCCGAACGCGCGCTCGCCGGCGGGCTCGGCTGGGCCGAGGCCGACCACGGCTTCGAGGTGCCCGTGCTGGTCGCCCTCACCTTCATGTACGCGGACCGCCCCGGCCGTACCGAGGAGCTGTTCGCCGCCGGGATCGCCGACTTCGAGCGCCAGGGCTGGCACGGGGCGCACCTCGCCTTCGGCTACACGCTGCTCGGATACGTACGATTCCGGCGCGGGCGTCTCGCCGAGGCCGAGGACTTCGGGCGCGCGGGCCTCAGGCTCGCCGAACGTGTCGGACGCGGCGTCCCCGCCCTCTGGTACGCGGTGGGCGTCCTCATCGAGGTCCTGATCGCCCGCGGCCGCATCACCGAGGCCGCTCAGATCGCCGAGGAGTACGCGTTCGGGGAGCCCTTCCCCGCCGCCGTGGTCTTCCCCGATGCCCAGACGGTGCACGGTGAGCTGCTGCTCGCATGCGGCCTCACCAAGGACGCCGCCGCCGAGCTCGCGGCGGCCGGGCGCCGCCTCGACCCGCGCGGCATGCGCAACCCCGCATGGTGCCCCTGGCAGCTCCACCTGGCCCGTGCCGAGAGCCACGACGCTCCGGAGCGCGCTGTCGCCACCGCCCTCGAAGCGGTGGCGCGCGCCCGTCAGTTCGGCGCCCCCTCGGCCATCGGCCAGGCCCTGCGGGCGGCCGCCGAGGTCTCCTCCGGTTCGAGCCGGATCAAGCTCCTCGAGGAGTCCGTCAGCCATCTGGAGCGCTCCCCGGCCGCGTACGAACTGGCCTGCGCACTGGTCGCCCTCGGCACCGAACTGCGCCGCGCCGGACGCTCCAGGGAAGCCGCCGAACACCTGTACCGGGGACTCGACGCGGCTGTGCAGTGCGGGGCCGACGGCCTGGTCGAGGACGCCCGCGACGAACTCGCCGCCTCCGGGCTGCGCCCGCGCCGCCTGCACAGCACCGAGACGGACACCCTCACCGCCCGCGAGCGCACGGCCGCCGGGCTCACCGTCCGGGGCCGCAGTACCGCGGAGATCGCCGAGGAACTGGACACCGACGAGGTGGCCGTCGTGCGGCTGCTGTCGGCGGTCTTCCGGAAGGTCGGCACGGATCGTACGGGGCTCGGTGCCGCTCTGGGGGAACAGACGTCTCCGTAAGGGCCTGCGGAGAGCGCCCCCGGGACCTGGTTCGCGGCTGTGCACGTACCATTGCGACATGTCCTTCCTCCGCCGCCGCAGTGCCACTCCCGCCGGGCCCGACTTCGATGTTCTGGCCATGGACCCGGGCGACTGGCCGGGCAATCTCGGCGCGGGCCTGCTGCCCGCCCCCGACGGCAGCTGCCAGGGCGTCTTCCTGCGCTACGACCTGTTCGGCGGCCGCGGCCCGGCGATGATCATCGGCAATCTGCCGGAGGGCTCCCCGGCCCGCGACGTACCCGAGGGCGAGATCCCGTTCGAGGTGGCGCAGCTGCTGCTGGCGCTGGAGAACGACGAGGAAGTGACCGTTGTCGGCACCGAGGACATGCCGGTGATGCAGGGGGACAACCTCCTGATCGTGCGCCGACTCAAGCTCTCCGAAACCCGTATCTCCTGCGTGCAGTTCGACCGCAGTGACAACGTGCTGGTGACGATCGCCGCCTGGGACCGTCCGATCACGGACGACCTCTACACCCTGCTGAAGCCGCTGCCCGCGGAGCTGTTCCAGCAGGGCTGAGCCCGCCGACCGCCGCTTCCGCAAGGCTTGATCCAGCCCCCGTACGTTCGAGATGCCGTACGCGTTGTCATGCCCCATGTTGGCTAGGTGATCGGACCCCTAGCGTCCGGGGCATGGCCGATGACGCGCAAGACCGAGGCGGCCGCTGCGGATTCCTCCGATGTCTCGTCGGTGTCGAGGGAGCCGCTGCGCTGGGCGCCATGGTGTTCGGCACCCTCGCCTCCGAGCGGCTTCAGTTCAACGAGAACCCTGTGGACCGGCGGCCCCGTTTCGGCCCAGGGCTACGACTTCGGCGACTGGCGCGCACCCCGGCCCGGCGCGATCGCCGCCGCGCAGGACCTGATCGACGCCGAGACCGCGGTCGACCCGGACACCGTCGCCGCCCGGCTCGGGCAGGCGCGTCGCGGGTACGGTGCCCACCAGACGTTCGGCGACCGCAACCTCGACGTGGCGGACGCCCCCATCCAGGGGTGAGAGA
Above is a genomic segment from Streptomyces sp. R21 containing:
- a CDS encoding AAA family ATPase, translated to MEQRIVRSRRTLFERENELAAVDEALGELTGLRGDGAESPERPRGALLAFAGRAGIGKTTLLAEVRRRAALKGCTVLSARGGDQEQGVAFHVARQLLQPQLAGTPESELRAQLGSWYAIVGPALGLCAAAEGAPPDQQGLRDGLDWVLTHLAVQRAPMVLVLDDAHWADPESLSWLAAFAPRAEELPLLLVVGYRPDELPDHAEAFRGLPGRAGQRPLDLEPLSAAAVARLVRESLGTQADDAFCRECWAVTAGNPFEAVELTAKVRDRGLVPTEAGAHLLRDLAAAVKGSGLIARLERLGTSTVRFAWACAVLGTEIPPPLAAAVAGLGSEEAADAADALRGARILTGADTLEFVHPLIATAVYRAIPGGVRVALHGQAAWCLIDAGLGPSAAARHLLETHPDGDSWVVQQLRAAAGETVRAGAPDAARRYLARALREPPPFEQRAGVLYELGCASLLTEPATTVNHLRAALEEPVPDPELRHHIVYRLSQVLAHSDRLGEASDTLAREIPVTGDARVRLRMQSEQFMWDAFRADEPNSPARSRRLTRLADRLTGRDLTERYIIGLRAWDATLRGEPAHVALGHAERALAGGLGWAEADHGFEVPVLVALTFMYADRPGRTEELFAAGIADFERQGWHGAHLAFGYTLLGYVRFRRGRLAEAEDFGRAGLRLAERVGRGVPALWYAVGVLIEVLIARGRITEAAQIAEEYAFGEPFPAAVVFPDAQTVHGELLLACGLTKDAAAELAAAGRRLDPRGMRNPAWCPWQLHLARAESHDAPERAVATALEAVARARQFGAPSAIGQALRAAAEVSSGSSRIKLLEESVSHLERSPAAYELACALVALGTELRRAGRSREAAEHLYRGLDAAVQCGADGLVEDARDELAASGLRPRRLHSTETDTLTARERTAAGLTVRGRSTAEIAEELDTDEVAVVRLLSAVFRKVGTDRTGLGAALGEQTSP